In a genomic window of Dyadobacter fermentans DSM 18053:
- a CDS encoding T9SS type A sorting domain-containing protein, which translates to MKTFTFAICLLFSALVSYATAPKGGYTGEIFRTSTADAAAFTQCVEAENSGGTGPVSDDPNASNGKTRGERNDQDYYVDYETHDAPAGKYQLTIRYYAESNATVHVAVNDGSMFAVNLAATHSWNIVWAEHTFEVTLHEGHNKIRIQEQYGYNVRQDKICLAQVDGPMPCDYSIGTVISNNNPSCGQGVGVSANCQGPDCVDLNYKWSGPGVDISGNYANYIAFNAPSANGTYIYTLTTSKPGCPETTREVELTVSGCDSAPFSACVEAEDSEGNGPVTEDPNASNGQTRGAHDNWDHYVEYAVNGVPSAGPYELTLRYYAAGDGAVDVIVNGGELVPVVGLPSTHSWNIAWAERTVTVHLAAGNNKIRLVGLPGYSPVRQDKICVVTSNWTGTPPACNYTIAANAVRISQSCHDGVAIVARCLGEDCESVSYRWSGHGIDSEEAIVRLPPSETNGLFSYTVTATKNLCVPKTATVEFTTSCDIGAPFGACVEAEISLSNGPISDDPNASNGQTRGAEDNYNYYVDYAINNVPAMGTYPVKLRYYAPQDAQVTVILNEVMLIPALHLPATHSWNIVWREETFYVPLHQGNSIIRIQGLPGPAIRQDRLCALPEEPGARMAAPERIETSNNAPLLRAFPNPAPGAFKAAFYLEPGQAGTIRVTDVQGKVWHTQQLKGKGSHEERIPVGNAPSGIYLLQVKKANSVETQKILINR; encoded by the coding sequence ATGAAAACGTTTACATTCGCAATTTGCCTTTTGTTTTCAGCGCTTGTTTCCTATGCTACCGCTCCCAAAGGCGGTTATACCGGTGAAATTTTCAGAACTTCCACAGCTGACGCAGCGGCATTTACGCAATGCGTCGAGGCCGAAAACTCCGGGGGCACGGGCCCGGTTAGTGATGATCCCAATGCTTCAAACGGCAAGACCCGCGGGGAGCGCAATGACCAGGACTACTATGTTGATTACGAAACCCACGATGCCCCGGCCGGAAAGTACCAGCTCACGATCCGCTACTATGCCGAATCCAATGCCACTGTGCATGTTGCCGTGAATGACGGTTCCATGTTTGCCGTTAACCTTGCGGCCACGCATTCGTGGAACATCGTGTGGGCGGAACATACTTTCGAAGTTACGCTCCATGAAGGGCATAACAAAATCCGCATTCAGGAGCAATACGGGTACAATGTCCGGCAGGATAAAATCTGCCTGGCGCAAGTGGACGGGCCCATGCCGTGCGACTATTCGATCGGCACGGTGATCAGCAACAATAACCCTTCGTGCGGGCAGGGTGTAGGCGTGAGCGCGAATTGCCAGGGACCTGATTGTGTGGATCTTAATTACAAGTGGAGCGGGCCCGGCGTCGACATTTCGGGCAATTATGCCAATTATATCGCCTTCAACGCACCTTCTGCCAATGGTACGTATATCTACACCCTGACCACCTCCAAGCCGGGATGCCCGGAAACTACCCGCGAAGTTGAGCTCACCGTAAGTGGATGTGACAGCGCGCCGTTCAGCGCCTGCGTGGAAGCCGAGGATTCCGAAGGCAACGGGCCGGTTACAGAAGACCCTAACGCCTCGAATGGCCAAACAAGAGGTGCCCATGATAATTGGGACCATTATGTAGAATATGCCGTGAACGGCGTGCCGTCGGCTGGCCCCTATGAACTGACGCTCCGCTACTACGCGGCGGGTGACGGGGCAGTGGATGTGATCGTGAACGGCGGCGAACTGGTGCCGGTGGTGGGCTTGCCGTCCACCCATTCGTGGAATATTGCCTGGGCAGAGCGGACCGTCACCGTGCACCTGGCAGCAGGCAACAACAAGATCCGGCTCGTAGGGCTGCCGGGTTACAGCCCGGTCCGTCAGGACAAAATTTGTGTCGTTACCAGCAACTGGACCGGCACGCCTCCTGCCTGCAATTACACCATCGCGGCCAATGCCGTCAGGATATCACAGTCATGCCACGACGGCGTCGCCATTGTGGCGCGGTGCCTGGGTGAGGACTGCGAGTCGGTGAGTTACCGGTGGAGCGGCCATGGTATCGATTCGGAAGAAGCGATTGTGCGTCTGCCGCCTTCTGAAACGAACGGGTTGTTTTCGTACACGGTTACGGCTACCAAGAATTTGTGCGTGCCGAAAACCGCGACCGTCGAGTTCACCACTTCCTGCGACATAGGCGCACCATTCGGCGCGTGCGTGGAAGCGGAAATTTCACTTAGCAACGGCCCCATTTCCGACGACCCCAATGCATCCAACGGCCAGACCCGCGGAGCGGAAGACAACTACAACTACTACGTCGACTATGCCATCAACAACGTCCCGGCAATGGGCACCTATCCTGTCAAGCTGCGGTACTATGCGCCTCAGGATGCGCAGGTCACCGTCATTCTCAATGAAGTAATGCTCATTCCGGCACTTCACCTGCCTGCTACTCACAGCTGGAACATCGTTTGGAGGGAAGAAACGTTTTATGTGCCATTGCATCAGGGAAATAGTATTATTCGCATCCAGGGACTTCCGGGACCGGCCATCCGCCAGGATCGGTTGTGCGCATTGCCGGAAGAGCCAGGCGCCCGTATGGCAGCGCCCGAGCGCATTGAAACCAGTAACAATGCTCCTTTGCTGCGGGCATTCCCTAACCCTGCCCCGGGCGCATTCAAGGCAGCGTTCTATCTGGAACCCGGCCAGGCAGGGACTATCCGGGTCACGGACGTGCAGGGCAAAGTTTGGCATACGCAGCAACTCAAGGGCAAAGGCTCCCATGAAGAGCGCATTCCAGTAGGTAATGCCCCATCGGGTATTTACCTGCTGCAAGTGAAGAAAGCCAATTCCGTTGAAACCCAAAAAATCCTCATCAACCGCTAG
- a CDS encoding BNR-4 repeat-containing protein: protein MRTLIYALLCIAGAITACAQPVAQQTEVRKVDGYKGIWFTLGQRSEYGDKYSGGLGTYTAKHIPLSIYAPKVNKTFFVYGGTTGPDQRYLLCMIGSFDHKTGTVSKPVVVYDKKGVDDPHDNPSLAMDDDGYLWVFVSGRGKVRPGFKYRSKLPYSTDGFEVIREEEMTYPQPKYISGKGFLHLFTKYTGVRELYFETSRDGVTWTDDVKLAGMKRPEDKNSGHYQISGQHGEKVVFFFNWHPNGNVDQRTNIYYLQTTDFGKTWTDVEGNAVQIPVTDPASPIMLREYYSKKQNVYIKDVNFDEKGNPIALHVSGTGHQPGPHNGLKDWSILYYNGKTWEDHKITTSDHNYDTGSLFVKGNEWTVVAPTENSPQKWGGGGEIEMWKSTDKGKTWKKTRQLTKNSPRNHNYVRKVVNGRDPFYYFWADGNPDKLSESLLYFGDSKGNVWQLPYDMPAESAKPAKMK from the coding sequence ATGAGAACACTGATATATGCATTGCTGTGCATTGCCGGCGCGATTACGGCCTGCGCCCAGCCGGTAGCGCAGCAAACCGAAGTCCGCAAAGTAGATGGTTACAAGGGAATCTGGTTTACCCTCGGGCAGCGCTCCGAATATGGGGATAAATACTCCGGCGGGCTCGGCACATACACCGCCAAGCATATACCGCTTTCGATCTACGCGCCAAAGGTGAACAAAACCTTTTTCGTTTACGGCGGCACCACCGGCCCGGACCAGCGATACCTGCTGTGCATGATCGGTTCTTTCGATCACAAGACCGGCACGGTGAGCAAGCCAGTGGTGGTTTATGACAAAAAGGGCGTAGACGACCCCCACGATAATCCAAGCCTTGCGATGGACGATGACGGCTACCTTTGGGTATTTGTAAGCGGCAGGGGGAAAGTCAGGCCCGGGTTCAAATACCGCAGCAAACTTCCATACAGCACGGATGGGTTTGAGGTGATCCGGGAAGAAGAAATGACCTATCCGCAACCGAAATACATCAGCGGAAAAGGCTTCCTGCACCTTTTTACGAAATATACCGGTGTCCGGGAGTTGTATTTCGAAACCAGCAGGGACGGGGTGACCTGGACGGACGATGTGAAGCTCGCTGGCATGAAACGGCCCGAAGACAAAAACAGCGGGCATTACCAGATCAGCGGGCAGCACGGGGAGAAGGTCGTGTTTTTTTTTAACTGGCACCCCAACGGCAACGTTGACCAGCGCACCAACATTTACTATTTACAAACCACCGACTTCGGAAAGACCTGGACAGACGTGGAAGGAAACGCCGTTCAGATTCCCGTCACCGACCCGGCGTCGCCCATTATGCTGAGGGAATATTACAGCAAAAAGCAAAATGTCTATATCAAGGATGTGAATTTTGACGAAAAAGGTAATCCGATCGCGCTCCACGTGTCGGGCACCGGCCACCAGCCGGGACCGCACAATGGATTGAAGGACTGGTCGATTTTGTATTACAATGGCAAAACGTGGGAAGACCACAAAATCACCACTTCCGATCACAACTATGACACGGGAAGCCTGTTCGTCAAAGGGAATGAATGGACGGTAGTGGCGCCGACGGAGAACAGCCCCCAAAAATGGGGAGGAGGCGGCGAAATAGAAATGTGGAAGAGCACCGACAAAGGCAAAACCTGGAAAAAAACCAGACAACTCACCAAAAACAGCCCGCGAAACCACAATTATGTCAGAAAGGTGGTAAACGGCCGCGACCCTTTCTACTACTTCTGGGCCGACGGCAACCCCGACAAGCTGAGCGAATCGCTGCTGTATTTCGGCGACAGCAAGGGGAATGTTTGGCAATTGCCCTATGACATGCCGGCTGAATCGGCTAAGCCTGCAAAAATGAAATAA
- a CDS encoding RagB/SusD family nutrient uptake outer membrane protein, whose product MMKIIYRNTLKKVTLVLFLSWIGSGCNPDILKETPKDFFSTENAFTDAKTFQLAVNTLYSDARNFIFNDNGSDNGGYPYREYLRIGTDVASVGQKHRPYLMVDFSLFNATHEAARYFWDKAYQTLIPRANTIIARAEVPGVPWKDEAEKNKIIAQVRFFRAYAYYTIANLYGDVPLITDEILTPQFDFTRSSKEDILALVRQDLEFASQHLPSNPAQAAEGQLTSAAADMLLSTLYLQLKMPDEAIAATTRIIDSGHYKLMTERFGSDPTHDGHFPAGGGDVFSDLFWENNANRSGGNMESIWVIQTANRVPGGAAGASLSRTWGPYYGNLIAPNGKQGMTLADSLGGRPVGYVRTTNYFNYDIWAGDNRNDMRNSPWNIKRDWYYNNKSNPLYGQKVDFKAPGLIDTIQFIYPMVRKGEGVIESINSSSTPDYKFIVYRLAEAYLIRAEAHWMKGDLAAAALDINQLRSRAKAKPVTPAQINIAYILDERARELIIEEPRRITLNRLGLWYERTKQYSMDEPAFFHLTKKSIRPHHALFPVPQTALDATPGLGQNEGYQ is encoded by the coding sequence ATGATGAAAATAATCTATCGCAATACTTTGAAAAAAGTAACCCTGGTCCTGTTCCTTTCCTGGATAGGCAGCGGCTGCAATCCCGACATCCTGAAAGAAACGCCCAAGGATTTTTTTAGTACGGAAAACGCGTTTACCGATGCCAAGACATTCCAGCTTGCCGTGAACACCCTGTATTCCGACGCGCGCAACTTCATTTTTAACGACAATGGGTCCGACAACGGCGGCTATCCTTACCGCGAATACCTGAGAATAGGGACGGATGTGGCGAGTGTGGGCCAGAAGCACCGTCCGTACCTGATGGTCGACTTTTCGCTGTTCAATGCAACCCATGAGGCGGCGAGGTATTTTTGGGACAAAGCATATCAAACGCTCATTCCGCGTGCCAACACCATCATCGCCAGAGCCGAAGTCCCCGGAGTCCCCTGGAAAGATGAGGCTGAAAAGAACAAAATTATCGCCCAGGTGAGGTTTTTTCGGGCGTATGCCTACTACACGATCGCCAATTTGTACGGCGACGTCCCGCTCATTACGGACGAGATCCTCACACCCCAATTCGATTTCACAAGATCCTCGAAAGAGGATATCCTGGCACTGGTCCGGCAGGACCTGGAATTCGCTTCCCAGCATTTGCCATCCAACCCCGCGCAAGCCGCGGAGGGCCAGTTGACCAGCGCGGCGGCAGATATGCTGCTATCCACGCTCTATCTCCAACTGAAAATGCCCGATGAAGCCATTGCCGCCACCACGCGCATTATTGACTCGGGGCATTACAAGCTCATGACCGAACGGTTCGGGAGCGACCCGACCCATGACGGCCACTTCCCGGCAGGCGGCGGCGACGTGTTTTCCGACCTTTTCTGGGAAAACAATGCTAACCGGAGCGGAGGGAATATGGAGAGCATCTGGGTGATCCAAACCGCCAACCGGGTGCCCGGCGGAGCGGCAGGCGCCAGCTTATCGAGAACCTGGGGGCCGTATTACGGAAACCTCATCGCGCCCAATGGCAAGCAGGGAATGACCCTGGCCGATTCGCTCGGCGGCAGGCCGGTAGGCTACGTGCGCACAACCAATTATTTCAATTATGACATCTGGGCGGGCGACAACAGAAATGATATGCGAAACTCACCCTGGAACATCAAGCGCGACTGGTATTACAACAACAAATCCAACCCGCTTTACGGCCAAAAAGTCGATTTCAAAGCCCCGGGCCTGATCGATACCATCCAATTCATTTACCCGATGGTGCGGAAAGGGGAGGGCGTGATCGAAAGCATCAACAGCAGCTCCACGCCCGACTACAAATTTATCGTGTACAGGCTGGCCGAGGCGTACCTGATCCGGGCGGAAGCACATTGGATGAAGGGCGATCTGGCAGCGGCAGCACTCGACATTAACCAGCTGCGTTCGAGGGCAAAGGCTAAGCCTGTCACACCCGCGCAGATAAACATCGCCTACATCCTCGACGAACGCGCCAGGGAGTTGATCATCGAAGAACCCCGGAGGATTACATTGAACCGCCTGGGCCTTTGGTACGAACGCACGAAGCAATACAGCATGGACGAGCCCGCGTTTTTTCACCTTACCAAAAAATCCATCCGGCCGCATCATGCCCTGTTCCCCGTACCGCAAACAGCGCTGGACGCCACTCCGGGCCTCGGCCAGAACGAAGGTTACCAATAG
- a CDS encoding SusC/RagA family TonB-linked outer membrane protein has protein sequence MKISVYGMGVLILATQLLLAGVSGAQDIRETNVTIGLEKSSLKEALQALQRESKYNFFYLSKSVAPFGNITMRKETRTVHRTLEIMLERTSLVFRQEGKSIILTERAAASPEASTRVPVKGRVTDKDGQGLPGVSVVIKGTSNGTITDENGNYHLELQADNPVLIFSFVGYIAQELEVGNREVLDVLLATDEKALEEVVVIGYGTQKKRDLTGAVSSVDNTKNETLPNTNVIQALRGTVPGVSISAGGNAGSGNEISIRGQNSLTANNAALIVVDGIIYSGQLGNLNPNDIASIDVLKDASSAAIFGAKAANGVILITTKKGTTEKPTIQFNSYAGVQDFLMSMDMETPEQYIQKRLNYQKTLAFRGVAPQPDLSRPAQYLNTDEIENFENGRTIDAIEKISQRAPIQSYNLNIGAKTAKTSYYLAGSWTDQQGKVMGDQFKRASLRLNLETNITDWLKFGTNSSFSFVDVSDSPANLGAAFQLSPYARWYLDSAQTVLNPIPMTDGLVANPLLPTLNLLTNHRKDLFGIFYGEVNVPFVPGLSYRFTYSNNIISRKEFNFTPAFNAGGLNRVSSASDMTFESQDMYLENLVKYNRAFGTHHHIDATFLYNYNYAHDNTVTASANTFPTDVLTYYSLSLGENQISNASYSDYRAIAMMARLNYKYKDRYLLTLTGRRDGASVFSVNHKFAFFPSMALGWVISDEAFLKNVRAIDFLKVRFSYGVNGNQGINRYQSLSRIEPGTGYNYLFGGATAYGIAKTSMGNENLKWESTYSANLGVDFELFKNRISGNLNLYNSDTKDLLVSRTIPTLNGFSSVLSNLGAVNNKGIEIVVNTVNIRKRDFEWTTSLNMARNVNKITKLYGKKDASGREMDDISNNWFIGKSVGAYYNYEVDGVWQIGEEIPAGFRPGDFKLKDLNGDGSITPDADRSIIGYNVPKFTYGISTNLRYKGLGLFVQLSGSVGGMRNNASIYNPASSFTYRVRDKYIDWWTPENPTNKYSSMDYQNSYGIAWLQSTTFLRVQDVSLSYEFGKAITERLKMSRLQVYVSAKNPVLFSRWGGWDPETTGSGRGQYPTMKSFTAGLNLSL, from the coding sequence ATGAAGATCAGTGTGTATGGTATGGGCGTTCTCATCCTGGCGACGCAACTGCTGCTGGCAGGGGTAAGCGGTGCGCAGGACATCCGCGAAACCAATGTCACCATCGGCCTGGAAAAGTCGTCTTTGAAGGAAGCGCTGCAAGCGCTTCAACGGGAATCGAAGTACAATTTCTTCTATCTTTCCAAATCCGTTGCACCCTTCGGCAACATTACCATGCGAAAGGAAACGCGTACCGTTCACCGTACGCTGGAAATAATGCTGGAGCGTACGAGCTTGGTTTTCAGGCAGGAAGGTAAAAGTATCATCCTCACCGAACGAGCGGCCGCTTCGCCCGAAGCCAGTACCCGCGTCCCGGTGAAGGGGAGGGTGACGGATAAGGACGGCCAGGGGCTGCCCGGCGTCAGCGTGGTGATAAAAGGAACGAGTAACGGTACCATTACCGACGAAAATGGGAACTATCACCTTGAATTACAGGCCGATAATCCCGTGCTGATATTCAGTTTCGTAGGTTACATTGCCCAGGAGCTCGAAGTGGGCAACCGCGAAGTGCTGGACGTATTGCTGGCGACGGACGAGAAGGCATTGGAAGAAGTGGTCGTGATCGGTTATGGCACGCAGAAGAAGCGCGACCTTACCGGGGCGGTTTCCAGCGTGGACAACACGAAAAACGAAACATTACCCAACACGAACGTCATTCAGGCGCTGCGCGGGACGGTACCGGGGGTGAGCATCAGCGCGGGCGGTAATGCCGGATCGGGCAACGAGATTTCCATTCGCGGACAAAACTCGCTGACCGCGAACAATGCCGCATTGATCGTCGTGGACGGCATTATTTACAGTGGCCAGCTCGGCAACCTGAACCCCAACGACATCGCATCGATTGACGTGCTCAAAGATGCGAGTTCGGCCGCCATTTTTGGAGCAAAAGCGGCTAACGGGGTGATTTTGATCACCACCAAAAAAGGAACTACGGAAAAGCCAACGATCCAGTTTAACAGCTACGCCGGCGTGCAGGATTTCCTGATGTCGATGGACATGGAAACGCCGGAGCAGTACATTCAGAAGCGTTTGAACTATCAGAAAACCCTGGCATTCAGGGGCGTCGCACCTCAGCCCGACCTGAGCCGGCCGGCCCAGTATCTGAATACGGATGAAATCGAGAATTTCGAGAACGGACGGACGATCGACGCCATTGAGAAAATCTCCCAGCGTGCTCCCATTCAGAGTTATAATTTGAATATCGGGGCAAAAACAGCCAAAACGAGCTATTACCTGGCGGGCAGCTGGACGGATCAGCAGGGTAAGGTAATGGGCGATCAGTTCAAACGCGCCTCCCTGCGCCTGAATCTGGAAACGAATATTACCGACTGGCTCAAATTCGGGACAAACTCCTCATTCTCTTTTGTGGATGTTTCCGATTCGCCGGCCAACCTGGGCGCCGCCTTTCAGCTCAGTCCTTATGCGAGGTGGTATCTCGACTCGGCTCAAACCGTCCTGAACCCGATCCCGATGACGGACGGGCTGGTGGCCAATCCATTGCTGCCCACGCTGAACCTGCTTACCAATCACCGCAAGGACCTGTTCGGCATCTTTTATGGGGAAGTCAACGTGCCGTTTGTGCCGGGACTTAGTTACCGGTTCACGTATTCCAACAACATCATCAGCCGGAAGGAATTCAATTTCACACCGGCGTTCAATGCGGGCGGCCTCAACCGGGTGTCCAGCGCAAGCGACATGACTTTCGAATCGCAGGACATGTACCTCGAAAACCTGGTGAAATACAACCGTGCATTTGGCACCCATCACCATATCGACGCTACATTTCTTTATAACTACAACTACGCACATGACAATACCGTAACCGCCAGTGCCAACACCTTTCCTACTGACGTGCTTACCTATTACAGCCTGAGCCTCGGGGAAAACCAGATCTCCAATGCCTCCTATTCGGATTACCGGGCAATTGCGATGATGGCCAGGCTGAACTACAAATACAAGGACAGATACCTGCTCACGCTCACCGGGCGACGCGACGGCGCTTCCGTGTTCAGCGTCAATCACAAATTTGCATTCTTCCCTTCCATGGCGCTCGGCTGGGTGATCTCCGATGAGGCATTCCTGAAAAATGTAAGGGCGATAGACTTCCTCAAAGTCCGGTTTTCCTACGGTGTGAACGGCAACCAGGGGATCAACCGCTACCAGTCCCTCAGCAGGATTGAGCCCGGCACAGGCTACAATTATCTTTTCGGGGGCGCCACGGCGTACGGCATTGCCAAAACAAGCATGGGCAACGAAAACCTGAAATGGGAAAGCACCTATTCGGCCAACCTGGGTGTTGATTTTGAATTATTCAAAAATCGCATTTCCGGTAACCTGAACCTGTATAACTCCGACACGAAAGACTTGCTCGTATCGCGCACCATTCCTACGCTCAACGGCTTTTCCAGCGTGTTGTCCAACCTGGGTGCGGTGAACAACAAGGGTATCGAGATTGTGGTGAATACCGTCAATATCCGTAAGCGGGATTTCGAATGGACCACCTCTTTGAACATGGCCCGCAATGTGAATAAAATCACGAAGCTGTACGGGAAAAAAGACGCCTCGGGACGCGAAATGGACGATATCAGCAACAACTGGTTTATCGGCAAGTCGGTAGGAGCGTATTATAACTACGAGGTGGACGGCGTGTGGCAGATCGGCGAGGAGATACCCGCCGGCTTCCGACCCGGCGATTTCAAGCTCAAAGACCTCAACGGCGACGGCAGTATTACCCCGGACGCGGACCGCTCCATTATCGGGTACAATGTTCCGAAATTCACCTATGGGATCAGTACAAACCTGCGGTACAAAGGGCTGGGCCTGTTTGTACAGCTCAGCGGCTCAGTAGGCGGAATGCGCAACAATGCAAGCATCTACAACCCGGCATCGAGCTTCACTTACCGCGTGCGGGACAAATACATTGACTGGTGGACCCCTGAAAACCCTACCAACAAATACAGCTCCATGGACTACCAGAACTCGTACGGCATTGCCTGGCTGCAAAGTACGACGTTCCTGCGCGTGCAGGATGTGTCGTTGTCCTACGAATTTGGCAAGGCAATAACCGAACGACTCAAAATGAGCAGGTTGCAGGTTTATGTGAGTGCCAAAAACCCGGTACTATTTTCCAGATGGGGTGGATGGGACCCCGAGACCACCGGGTCGGGGCGCGGACAGTACCCTACGATGAAATCCTTTACGGCCGGACTTAACCTGAGCCTTTAA
- a CDS encoding FecR domain-containing protein, producing MPSENRRKFRSIVGKYLAGKADEDESDMVEKYYELFAGKFDRLSELSPEELADVQQRMKGNIRKRTVAAPAKSRMLSGGLFWRAAAAVFVVLGAAWGFFLVKNQHSTAERSVAAKVTHVSAKDQTRFVVLPDGSRVVLHGDARIEYNRDFNQKTREVTLIGEAFFDVVHQNPQGRRPVSFVIKTGKIRTTVLGTAFSIKALPNKAEVVVTVTRGKVSVDDGHKKTVLLTANQQMTYDTRTAVTDEKVVKSEELTAWVQADMIFQDIPFGTLAEMLETRYGVKIGFQNPELRKCLITGRFAGTETLEEVFRVLSMTSNTKFAMAGGELTLSGEGCN from the coding sequence ATGCCAAGTGAAAACAGGAGAAAGTTTAGGTCGATCGTAGGGAAATACCTTGCCGGGAAAGCGGATGAGGACGAATCCGACATGGTCGAAAAATACTATGAACTTTTCGCGGGGAAATTCGACCGGTTGTCGGAACTGTCGCCTGAGGAGCTTGCCGATGTGCAGCAACGCATGAAAGGAAATATCAGGAAACGGACTGTCGCTGCGCCGGCGAAGTCGCGCATGCTGTCGGGTGGCTTGTTTTGGCGGGCCGCGGCGGCCGTGTTCGTTGTGCTCGGGGCTGCCTGGGGGTTTTTCCTGGTAAAAAATCAGCATTCCACGGCAGAACGGTCCGTTGCGGCTAAGGTGACGCACGTGTCGGCCAAAGACCAGACCCGCTTTGTGGTGCTTCCCGACGGCAGCCGGGTGGTATTGCACGGGGATGCCCGCATCGAATACAACCGCGATTTCAACCAGAAAACGAGGGAGGTGACGCTCATCGGAGAAGCATTTTTTGATGTGGTGCACCAGAATCCGCAAGGCCGAAGGCCGGTGTCCTTCGTCATTAAAACCGGGAAAATCAGGACAACCGTACTCGGAACGGCATTCAGCATCAAAGCCCTTCCGAACAAGGCGGAGGTGGTAGTGACCGTGACCCGGGGCAAGGTGAGCGTGGACGACGGCCACAAAAAGACAGTGCTGCTGACCGCGAACCAGCAAATGACCTATGACACCCGCACGGCGGTTACAGACGAAAAGGTGGTGAAATCGGAAGAGCTGACCGCCTGGGTGCAGGCTGATATGATCTTTCAGGACATTCCTTTCGGGACCCTGGCGGAAATGCTGGAAACGCGGTACGGGGTGAAAATCGGCTTTCAGAACCCGGAATTACGGAAATGCCTCATTACCGGACGGTTTGCCGGTACCGAAACGCTGGAAGAAGTTTTCAGGGTGCTTTCGATGACCAGCAACACGAAATTCGCGATGGCAGGCGGCGAACTGACGCTCAGCGGCGAGGGATGTAATTGA
- a CDS encoding RNA polymerase sigma factor has product MHINENTADDDLIAMIVNGSESAFDLIYERYWKRLYNEAYKRLNNSSDSEEIVQDVFVDLWKKREVRQIDNLHGYLLSAVRYQVFAVYHKRKNLPAFEEPLDYMALSHDAADSDYLREELLSGIRLWLETLPEKRREIFRLRYLEGLSTIEIANLLDISRKTVQNQLLTSQQSLRESIGRLLTVALYWLLQ; this is encoded by the coding sequence ATGCATATCAACGAAAACACTGCGGACGATGACCTGATAGCCATGATCGTGAATGGTTCGGAGTCGGCATTCGACTTGATTTACGAGCGCTATTGGAAAAGATTATATAATGAAGCCTATAAAAGGCTCAACAATTCTTCTGATAGCGAAGAGATTGTCCAGGACGTATTTGTTGATCTCTGGAAAAAAAGGGAGGTGCGGCAAATAGATAACCTGCACGGATATTTGCTCAGCGCTGTCAGGTACCAGGTTTTCGCAGTCTATCACAAGCGGAAAAACCTGCCTGCATTCGAGGAGCCGCTTGATTACATGGCGCTTTCCCACGACGCCGCCGACTCCGACTATCTCCGGGAAGAACTGCTGTCGGGCATCCGGCTGTGGCTGGAAACGCTGCCCGAAAAACGGCGGGAGATTTTCAGGTTACGTTATCTGGAAGGCCTGTCCACCATTGAAATAGCAAACCTGCTCGATATTTCGAGAAAAACGGTTCAAAACCAGCTTCTTACTTCTCAGCAAAGCCTGCGGGAAAGCATCGGCAGGCTCCTGACCGTCGCCCTGTACTGGCTTCTGCAATAG
- a CDS encoding RNA polymerase sigma factor, giving the protein MQEILTNDAELLQLLRLGDRAAFEEIYNRYRIRMYRAALSKVGTSENAMEIVQEIFLDLWLRRDQVVIEDLERYLFSATKYKVLDFYKKEFTRKQYAESVQVTGPGKSYDTDETIAYNELSRSIVACIEQLPEKTRVIFDLNRIQGKSADEISGVLGIPLRTVEYHITQSLKALRFSLRDYLLTLIVTLGPWW; this is encoded by the coding sequence ATGCAAGAGATTTTAACGAATGATGCTGAATTGCTCCAACTCCTGCGGTTGGGCGACCGGGCTGCATTCGAAGAAATTTATAACCGCTACCGGATCAGGATGTACCGCGCTGCGCTCAGCAAAGTCGGGACGAGTGAAAATGCGATGGAGATCGTGCAGGAGATATTTCTGGACTTGTGGCTGCGGCGGGACCAGGTTGTGATCGAAGACCTGGAACGATATCTTTTCTCTGCCACCAAGTACAAGGTCCTCGATTTTTATAAAAAGGAATTTACCCGCAAGCAATATGCCGAATCGGTCCAGGTGACGGGGCCGGGCAAATCGTACGATACCGACGAAACGATTGCCTATAACGAGCTGTCGAGGTCCATTGTCGCATGCATCGAACAGCTTCCTGAAAAAACCCGCGTCATTTTCGACCTGAACCGCATACAAGGCAAGAGCGCCGACGAAATTTCCGGCGTCCTCGGCATTCCGCTGCGCACCGTCGAATACCACATTACCCAGAGCCTGAAAGCGCTCCGCTTCTCGCTGCGCGATTACCTTCTTACCCTGATCGTTACGCTCGGCCCCTGGTGGTAG